In a single window of the Salvelinus alpinus chromosome 15, SLU_Salpinus.1, whole genome shotgun sequence genome:
- the LOC139539577 gene encoding phospholipid phosphatase-related protein type 3-like produces the protein MMTPRDTKPKKTQPKDSLTLLPCFYFVELPIVASFMVSLYFLELTDLLHPAQVGFRCHDRTLSMPYVDGGDELIPLLMLLSLAFAGPAASIMIGEGLVYCMQSHLKIRPGVEGSINAGGCNFNSFLRRTVRFVGVHVFGLCATALVTDVIQLATGYHSPFFLTVCKPNYTQPGVACDKNPYITKDICSSHDQHAILSARKTFPSQHATLSAFAAVYISMYFNSTISDSTKLLKPVLVFAFAIAAALTGLTQITQYRSHPIDVYVGFLIGAGIAAYLAFHAVGNFRSSDDIIIKPAPPPQKEDALRALTQRGHDSVYNKGVASASESADEIAAPPSLDRLEGMGCPLQREKASMGSLKRASVDVELLAPRSPMGQQTMVTFSNTLPRASMNANGGLGTNGAPDDSMMQPTQPVKRRLKAVQVPMDPMRSQQLVTEWKQKSMEMRGLSLRDEAEREASEEGSEGEEEVSEDGGPQALLYPSTVQSNSGASTGRIPISVGPPGGVRVVATTRPPHIPETGPPPVSPKSALTRAKWLSITEKSSGGGSLRGAPNQPRIMQVIAMSKQQGLLQSSFSGDTPKSSETTSTSSCTSSTASADSPHYRPPLEAHRNSAIITVDAHAPHHPVVHTATLPSSGNGNPWKWRDASSGSDPRDAYELNDPNRSAARGSTGSFRPHQTISPCSSTGAGDPEVLPPPPLPHTEVLHDGRSRESTLQRKTELVQFQNKTGQENYYKKLQGARRNKE, from the exons ATGATGACTCCGAGAGACACAAAGCCCAAGAAGACACAACCCAAAGATAGCTTGACGTTGTTGCCTTGCTTCTATTTTGTAGAG CTGCCCATTGTGGCTTCTTTTATGGTGTCGCTCTACTTCTTGGAGCTGACGGACCTGCTCCACCCGGCCCAGGTGGGTTTCCGTTGCCATGACCGCACGCTGAGCATGCCCTACGTGGACGGTGGAGACGAGCTCATCCCTCTACTCATGCTGCTCAGCCTGGCCTTCGCTGGGCCGGCCGCCTCG ATAATGATAGGGGAGGGCCTGGTCTATTGCATGCAGTCACACCTTAAGATCCGCCCTGGGGTGGAGGGCAGCATCAACGCCGGCGGGTGCAACTTCAACTCCTTCCTACGGCGAACGGTGCGCTTTGTAG GTGTCCATGTGTTTGGGCTGTGTGCCACGGCTCTAGTAACTGATGTGATCCAGTTGGCCACAGGCTATCACTCCCCCTTCTTTCTGACCGTGTGTAAGCCCAACTACACTCAGCCAGGTGTGGCATGTGACAAAAACCCCTACATCACCAAGGACATCTGCTCCAGCCACGACCAGCACGCCATCCTCTCCGCCAG GAAAACCTTTCCCTCCCAGCATGCAACCCTGTCTGCATTTGCTGCTGTGTACATATCA ATGTACTTCAACTCAACCATCTCAGACAGCACCAAGCTGCTAAAGCCAGTGTTGGTGTTTGCGTTTGCCATCGCTGCGGCACTAACCGGACTGACCCAGATCACCCAGTACCGCAGCCACCCCATCGACGTCTATGTGGGCTTCCTCATAGGGGCCGGCATCGCTGCCTACCTG GCTTTCCACGCCGTTGGCAACTTCAGGTCCTCTGACGACATCATCATCAAGCCAGCTCCGCCCCCCCAGAAGGAGGACGCCCTACGAGCTCTGACACAGCGGGGCCACGATTCAGTCTACAACAAAGGTGTAGCTTCAGCGTCAGAGAGCGCCGACGAGATCGCTGCACCCCCCTCCCTGGACCGGCTGGAAGGCATGGGGTGTCCGCTGCAGCGCGAGAAAGCCTCCATGGGCAGCCTGAAGAGGGCCAGCGTGGACGTGGAGCTCCTGGCACCCCGCAGCCCCATGGGTCAGCAGACCATGGTGACCTTCAGCAACACGCTGCCCAGAGCTAGCATGAATGCGAACGGGGGCCTGGGCACTAATGGGGCCCCCGACGATTCCATGATGCAGCCCACCCAGCCTGTAAAGAGGAGGCTCAAGGCTGTGCAGGTGCCCATGGACCCCATGCGCTCACAGCAGCTGGTGACAGAGTGGAAGCAGAAGTCCATGGAGATGCGGGGTCTGAGCCTCAGAGATGAGGCCGAGCGGGAGGCCAGTGAGGAGGGCTCCGAAGGGGAAGAGGAAGTGTCTGAGGACGGGGGGCCACAGGCCTTGTTATACCCATCTACGGTGCAGTCCAACAGTGGAGCTTCCACCGGCCGAATCCCCATCAGTGTGGGGCCTCCGGGGGGTGTGAGGGTGGTGGCAACCACCAGACCCCCCCACATCCCAGAGACAGGTCCCCCGCCAGTGTCGCCCAAGAGCGCATTGACCCGCGCCAAGTGGCTGTCCATCACGGAGAAGAGCAGTGGCGGCGGGTCGCTTCGGGGGGCTCCCAACCAGCCACGCATCATGCAGGTGATCGCAATGTCCAAACAGCAGggcctcctccagtcctccttcTCGGGGGACACGCCCAAGTCCTCCgagaccacctccacctcctcctgcaCCTCCTCTACGGCCAGCGCCGACTCGCCCCACTACCGCCCGCCCTTGGAGGCCCACCGCAATTCGGCCATCATCACGGTAGACGCCCACGCCCCCCACCACCCTGTGGTGCACACTGCCACCCTGCCCTCTTCTGGCAATGGGAATCCCTGGAAGTGGAGAGACGCGTCCAGCGGCAGCGACCCTCGCGACGCCTACGAGCTAAACGACCCGAACCGCAGCGCTGCTCGCGGCAGCACTGGCAGTTTCCGGCCGCACCAGACCATCTCGCCCTGCTCCTCCACTGGCGCCGGCGACCCCGAAGTGCTCCCCCCTCCGCCCCTCCCTCACACCGAGGTCCTCCATGACGGGCGAAGCCGAGAGTCCACATTACAACGCAAGACCGAGCTAGTTCAATTTCAAAACAAGACTGGACAGGAGAACTACTATAAAAAACTACAGGGTGCCCGGAGGAATAAGGAGTAG